In Magnetococcales bacterium, the DNA window AACGACGGCAAGATCCGCCGCCGGTTCCGTCACACGAAAACCACCCGCCACGTTCAGAAAAATGTCATGGTTGAACAGGCCAAGTCCCAAACGTTTTTCCAGCACAGCTGTCAACATGGCCAGACGATTGGCATCCAATCCCAGCGTGGTACGTCGTGGCAGGGCAAGCGAACTCGGCGCCACCAGGGATTGAATCTCCACCAGCACGGGCCGACTTCCCTCCACCCCCGGAAACACCACCGATCCCGCCGCACCCCGCTTACGTTCCGACAAAAACAGCTCCGACGGATTGGGCACCTCGTGCAGTCCCGAATCCCGCATCTCAAAAACCCCGATCTCGTTGGCCGCGCCGAAGCGGTTTTTGACCGCCCGCAGGATACGATAGTTGTGACCCCGCTCCCCCTCGAAATAGAGGACCGTATCCACCATGTGTTCCAATATGCGTGGGCCGGCGATTTGCCCTTCCTTGGTCACATGTCCCACCAGGAACACCGCCATGCCGCGATGTTTGGCCTCCATGATCAGGCGTGCGGCGCACTCCCGCACCTGGACCACGGTACCAGCCGCCGCCGGATAGGCATCGCTGGCCAAAGTCTGGATGGAATCGACCACCAGCACCGCAGGTTCCTTGGCGGTGACCGCCTGCAACACCCCCTCCAGGCGGTTGTCCATGGTGACCCACAAAAAATCCTCGACAATCCGCATGCGCTGCGCACGCAACTTGATCTGGGTCAGAGACTCTTCGCCCGAGGCGTACAGGACCGTCTGTCGCGAAGACAAACGGGCCAGAGCTTCCAGCAGCAAGGTGGATTTTCCGATTCCCGGATCTCCTCCGATCAGGGTCACCGACCCGGGCACCAGACCTCCTCCCAGCACCCGATCCAACTCCGCCATGCCAATCTGGAAGCGGGCCTCTTCGCCCATGACCACCCGGGCCAACAGGACCGGTCCCTCGCCAGCCAGCACGCCACCACCAGGCCGCTCGGGACGATCCTTCTCCACCACAAAGGCCTTCAGGCTGTTCCACGCTCCGCACGCACCACACTTGCCCTCCCAGCGGAGTTGCTCGGCGCCACATGCATCACACAGAAAGCGTTGCTTCGGACGTCCCATCGTGTTGCAATCCAAAAGGAAGATCCTGGTTTTTAGAACGTTTTCAGGTAACTATTCAGCACCCTTTGTAGCTATTCACCGTTCTTTTAAGAAAAACCTGGATATGAAAGCCTTTGTCAGGGCTTCGCCCCGAACCCCACCAGGACTCTGTCCTGGACCTGCCAGGGGGCCAGCCCCCTGGATCCCGATTCGTTCCCATTCCTTCACATCGGAGGAGGTTGCAGGGTTTGTGTGACTCCCGAGGTCTCGGAGGCTTGCGAGAGGTGCAAGGGCAACACACGGGCCTCCACTCCCAAACGCGCACGGATGGCTGCGGCCATTCGCCCGGCCTCATCGGCCTCGGCAAAGGGTCCGACCAGCACCAGAATCCGTGGCCGGCCCCCCTCCATGCCGCTGCGCCAGTAATCCGCAGTACCAGCCGCCAGCAATTGGCGATGAACCTTCCGGGCCAACGCCGGATCCGCAAATGCCCCAACCAAGACCTCATAACGCGCCCAATCAGGCGGCGGTGATGTGCGCACCACGTTCTGAACCAGGGAGAATGGCGAAACGGGCTGTGGTTTGGACACGGGGTGCACCCCCACCACCACAGACGCTTCCGCGTCCACCACCATGGGCAGGGAAATCCGATCCTGCCTGCTCAATCCCCAGAGAACCCCGACCGCCAGACACCACCCGGTCAGGGGCCACATCACAGACTTTCCCAAACGATCCCAAAGCTTTGAACGCAACGCCTTCTTGGGACGCGGCGTCTTGCCAGAGCAGACCAGGCCCACGCCACGAAGATTTTTCAAAGACTCCATACGCGCTGGGGCATAGGGTCTCTTTCCGTACCAGACAGCCTCCAGGCCACCTTTGGCCTGTTGATCCCGAGGGGGTTTCACATCTACGATCCGGTCATGGGCCGGGGGATGTTCCATGGCTGGAGCACCTGACTGGGGTGGGGCTGCGTCGGGACCGATGCTTTCGGTATCGGGCAAATCACCAAGGAGCAAGGGCGCATCCAGCTTGGCATCTGCGTCCAACCCACCCCAGCCACCCTGGCCATTCTGACCATCCCGGTCATCCCGGCTATTCTGACCATCCTGGCCATTCTGACCATCCTGGCCATCCAGCAGTGGTTCCACCCTGGTTTTTCTTGTTTCACCCATGCCCGTTCCACACCCGCCGACAAGGAGTCAAACCCGTTCATCCGAACCTCTGCCGGGGAGGGAAGCAAAATCAATGCCCAATTTCAACCATTCGAGGAGACGCCGGCCAGCTCATCCGCAGTGGCACGCAGATAGCGGCGTGGCAGGCGCGTTCCCAGGGCGCAAATCACCTCATAGGGTATGGTGCCAAGCCAGGTGGCCATCTCTTCGATATCGATCATCCCGGCTCCGTCGGCTCCCAACAGGGTGACGGAGGTTCCCACGGTCACAGCCGGCAAATCCGTGACATCCACGGTGATCAGATCCATGCAGACCCGTCCCACCACCGGAAAACGTCGGCCAGCGATCAAAACCTCGCCCCGATTTCCCAGGCGACGGTTGTAGCCATCACCATATCCCACCGGTATCTGGGCCAGGCGGGAGGGGCGTGACGTGGTGAAGGAGTGACCGTAGCTGACCGAAATGCCCGCCGGCACGGCATGTAACTGGATGATGCGGCTGCGCCAGGTCACCACCGGGCGCAGACCTGTCTCCCGCCACCCCTCCTCGGGGTAAAACGGGGAGGCTCCATACAACATGATGCCCGGACGCACCCAGTCATGGCGTGTCATGGGGTGTCCCAACAAACCGGCGCTATTGGCCAGGGAGACCCGCAACTTCCGCCGCGCCACTTCGGGTTGGGCCAGAAGATCCCGCAGCACCGCCGCCTGTCGAGCGGTTTCGGGCCGTTTTTTTTCGTCGGCACAGGCCAGATGTGACACCAGACCCACCACCCGGACCTGTTCTCCCAGACGATCCAGAGCCAGCAGAAACGCCTCCACATCGGCAGGAGGAACCCCCAGCCGCCCCATGCCGGTATCCACCTTGACGTGGACCCGCAAAGGTCGTTCCGGCGTTGCTGCGGCCAGAATTTGCAAATCGGTAGCCGGTTCAAACAAAAAGGGCTCCAGTTG includes these proteins:
- the radA gene encoding DNA repair protein RadA: MGRPKQRFLCDACGAEQLRWEGKCGACGAWNSLKAFVVEKDRPERPGGGVLAGEGPVLLARVVMGEEARFQIGMAELDRVLGGGLVPGSVTLIGGDPGIGKSTLLLEALARLSSRQTVLYASGEESLTQIKLRAQRMRIVEDFLWVTMDNRLEGVLQAVTAKEPAVLVVDSIQTLASDAYPAAAGTVVQVRECAARLIMEAKHRGMAVFLVGHVTKEGQIAGPRILEHMVDTVLYFEGERGHNYRILRAVKNRFGAANEIGVFEMRDSGLHEVPNPSELFLSERKRGAAGSVVFPGVEGSRPVLVEIQSLVAPSSLALPRRTTLGLDANRLAMLTAVLEKRLGLGLFNHDIFLNVAGGFRVTEPAADLAVVASLYASHRNLGTDPGMVIMGEMGLAGEIRAVGHAATRLKEAAKLGFTRCILPTKCCNNLPENLPTIVEAVDTVEEAMERLSI
- the alr gene encoding alanine racemase, which codes for MPNQATTRESGPPLRPTWIEVDLGAVVHNFRVAQTGVGTGVGVWPVVKANSYGLGAIPVAKALRQAGATGFCVALLEEGVALREAGIEEPVAIFSGLSGACVEQAAAMQLEPFLFEPATDLQILAAATPERPLRVHVKVDTGMGRLGVPPADVEAFLLALDRLGEQVRVVGLVSHLACADEKKRPETARQAAVLRDLLAQPEVARRKLRVSLANSAGLLGHPMTRHDWVRPGIMLYGASPFYPEEGWRETGLRPVVTWRSRIIQLHAVPAGISVSYGHSFTTSRPSRLAQIPVGYGDGYNRRLGNRGEVLIAGRRFPVVGRVCMDLITVDVTDLPAVTVGTSVTLLGADGAGMIDIEEMATWLGTIPYEVICALGTRLPRRYLRATADELAGVSSNG
- a CDS encoding SPOR domain-containing protein, with the protein product MGETRKTRVEPLLDGQDGQNGQDGQNSRDDRDGQNGQGGWGGLDADAKLDAPLLLGDLPDTESIGPDAAPPQSGAPAMEHPPAHDRIVDVKPPRDQQAKGGLEAVWYGKRPYAPARMESLKNLRGVGLVCSGKTPRPKKALRSKLWDRLGKSVMWPLTGWCLAVGVLWGLSRQDRISLPMVVDAEASVVVGVHPVSKPQPVSPFSLVQNVVRTSPPPDWARYEVLVGAFADPALARKVHRQLLAAGTADYWRSGMEGGRPRILVLVGPFAEADEAGRMAAAIRARLGVEARVLPLHLSQASETSGVTQTLQPPPM